From the Thermoanaerobacterium sp. PSU-2 genome, the window AAGCAGGTATCCCAGCCATCTTTACATTCCATCAAAACGAATTTTACTTTTTCACGGAGTCTTTTGTAATAAATATCTTCTGTATCACCATTTTGGAGGAAAATCGTATCAAGTCTTCTTATGCCATTTATATCACAAGCTCTTACAAATAATAGTATTTTTTTATCAAATACCTTGCTTTCTCTGTACTCATCCTCTGTAAAATAAAACAAAGCTTGTGTTATTGGATATATAACTTCTTTTGGTGAAAAATCGGATTTTTCATCGTATACAATGTCCTTCAAAGATTTTATCTCATCGTATCTTATAAGATCTGTGTCAGAATACCGGCCACGCTTTTCAAAACGTTTCGGTGCATAAATTTTATAATCTTTCTTCAGCACATTTAAAATATCGTCAAAATCTTTATTCTCAATTAGATATCCCAAGTTCTCTCCTCCTTTGAAAATTGAAAATTATTTAACATATTTTGATATAATTATAACATCAAATATTTAACGAGTATAATAATAAAAATTTATAGAAACCATAACAGGAACTTATATGTCGGATATCTCTTTAGCTGTTTAAAGCTTACATAAGCTGAAATTTTCACCGTACTTGCATTCATTATAGAATAGTAGTATCATTATGTTGTACCCCATGATAGAGGGGGGTATATATTATTTCATTTTTAGGAGTGATAGTATGGCTATAGGTGTTAAATTAGTTAGCAAGGAAGAGGCAAACCCAGAAGTACAGCAAATATTCGAGCAAATAGAAAATCAGATGGGGTTTGTTCCTCCAACAATGCGAGCAATGGCAAATAAACCAGAATATTTAAAGCTATTCCTTCAAAAATCTCAAGTGGCAATGGGACCGGGGAAAATCGACTCTAAAACAAAACTTTTTGTCGCTTTAACCGTGTCAATTCTAAACAATTGTGAGATGTGCATAACCACATACACCAAAAAATTAAAAGAAGCAGGCGTAACCGATGAAGAAATAGTTGAGCTTTTATCAGTTATCGATCTAATGAGCGGTTTAAACCACTTCAACAATGGGCTTATGATAAAACCAACCGAATAAATAAAGTGCGCTTTCACCAAAAAAGGCTTTCCTTCTCCTATGAGAAAAGGAAAGCCTTTTATTCTATTAGCATTCTAAAATACATATACAATAATGCAGGTGCTTCTCGTAAAAAGCCGTACGCTTCTTCATAAAAATACCTTTTTACAAATACTCCTGAATAGCTTGCATTTATGCCTGCTTCTTTTGCAATCATGCTTGCCCTTTTCAGGTGAAATTTGTTTGATACAATTATTGCTTTCTTTAGCGATTTTCTATCCATAATTTTCTTAGAATTTTCAAGGTTTTGTAATGTTGAATACGATCCGTCATCCATTAATACAACATTATCAGTTATACCATTTTTCAAAAGATATTCCTTCCCTGCTTCTGCCTCAGATATATCCTCGCCAGGTCCTTTACCACCAGATACAATAATGTACTTACCAAGTCCCTCTTTATAAAGTTTTATAGCTTCATTTAACCTTTCCTTAAAAAAAGGACTGGGATTTTTCCCGTAAACTGCACATCCAAGGACAATAATAGCATCAGATTTTACCGGTTTTGCATTATATGCAAATGTAATCACCTGTAACTCTGCAATAATATTTAAAAGCACGACAAAAGTTATTAGCAATGCAGTAAGTTTTATAAGAAGTTTCATCATATAACACCAGAATTATTCTTAATTTCTATATTTAACTTTTTACAATTTAATCTTACTATTTTCCAGTAAAATAATCAATTAATCTTCAATTCCATTCTTCTATTTTTTGTCGTCATACCTAAATTTTCGTAAAACTTTATCGCATCGCTGTTGAATTCCCATACAGTTAATTCAAGTGTATCTACACCTGATTTTTTTGCATAATCAACAATATGCTTAAATAACATTCTCCCTACGCCTTTTCTTCTATGATTTGAGCTAACACATAAATCATCTATATAGACAAATTTTCTCTCTTTAAGAATTGGAATATTTCTCGCAGTCATTATTTCTATAATGCTGTAAGCGATTATTTCATTATTACTATTTTCAGCGACAAAAATCTTTGTTTTATCGTCATCTAATATCTCCTTAAATCTTTCTTCCGTAAATGGGTTCTCCACATCAGCATACACATCCCGCCTATTTTTAACATGTAGACTATGCACTTCTTTAACAAGAATACTTATTGATTTATAATCATTAAATAATGCTTCTCTTATTTTTATGTTCATTATACAATCACCTGGATTTATATTATAATTATAGGGCATTCCATTTTTATACCAAATAATATCACTTTCTTCACATGATTT encodes:
- a CDS encoding GNAT family N-acetyltransferase, with translation MLSEIKAPFKEKIKKFLEEDNEDYLECSVYPDIIIHKRNSNNNLLAIEVKKQYSNEKDDKFDDQKLKKYTHGDGFGYKYGAFIKLGKSCEESDIIWYKNGMPYNYNINPGDCIMNIKIREALFNDYKSISILVKEVHSLHVKNRRDVYADVENPFTEERFKEILDDDKTKIFVAENSNNEIIAYSIIEIMTARNIPILKERKFVYIDDLCVSSNHRRKGVGRMLFKHIVDYAKKSGVDTLELTVWEFNSDAIKFYENLGMTTKNRRMELKIN
- a CDS encoding carboxymuconolactone decarboxylase family protein, which encodes MAIGVKLVSKEEANPEVQQIFEQIENQMGFVPPTMRAMANKPEYLKLFLQKSQVAMGPGKIDSKTKLFVALTVSILNNCEMCITTYTKKLKEAGVTDEEIVELLSVIDLMSGLNHFNNGLMIKPTE
- a CDS encoding YdcF family protein — its product is MKLLIKLTALLITFVVLLNIIAELQVITFAYNAKPVKSDAIIVLGCAVYGKNPSPFFKERLNEAIKLYKEGLGKYIIVSGGKGPGEDISEAEAGKEYLLKNGITDNVVLMDDGSYSTLQNLENSKKIMDRKSLKKAIIVSNKFHLKRASMIAKEAGINASYSGVFVKRYFYEEAYGFLREAPALLYMYFRMLIE